One genomic region from Pseudomonadota bacterium encodes:
- a CDS encoding ubiquinone biosynthesis protein UbiB, giving the protein MVTKPSFGAAKGFDTMDIFHIDRAYRNIKRYRQIISVFIKYGFGGLLEQLNLDSYLAFGKSLVTLRGIKHGDLIRYSKGERLRLAFEELGPTFIKLGQLLSTRPDLIPADILGELRKLQDRVPGFSFSAVKAQIESSLGDKLENIFPEFSHEPVAAASISQVHRARLVNGTEVAVKVRRPGIDEQIAADIDIMFNLAELATRHVSEMETYQPAQMVREFSKNIRLELDFQIEGRNLDRFAKNFADNRNIHIPAVFWSQSSQRILTLEWIDGIKIDQIKTTTNGAYDPRLLASSGVDFMLRQIFEFGLFHGDPHPGNLFVLPGNIIAPIDFGLVGHLDEELSEALLELLLGILRKDVSALLRAMFKIGVIDEDKINLRELKGDLYDLLDRYTGVSLANLHLKNLLQDFLRVITFHKIRFLPDFMLLLRVLLTLEETARALDPRFDFLTHAAPLVEKIGEKRFSHEHLEKIVGRQLHETMALFEIMPGVTRDILKKLSRGRLRFEFEHLGLALFSKNLDRIANRISFTMVVSAIIIASSLIMSADNGSKLFGYPLLGIIGYVLAGGLGTWLAIAILRSGKM; this is encoded by the coding sequence ATGGTTACGAAGCCATCATTTGGGGCCGCCAAAGGATTTGATACTATGGATATCTTTCATATCGACCGAGCTTACCGCAACATCAAACGCTATCGGCAGATTATCTCGGTTTTCATAAAGTACGGTTTCGGCGGACTGCTAGAGCAACTTAATCTTGATTCCTATCTGGCCTTCGGGAAAAGTCTGGTCACCCTTCGCGGGATTAAACATGGCGATCTGATTCGTTACTCCAAAGGCGAGCGCCTGCGACTGGCTTTTGAAGAATTGGGTCCAACCTTTATCAAACTCGGGCAGCTTCTTTCCACTCGTCCTGACTTGATTCCCGCAGATATTCTGGGTGAATTACGTAAATTACAGGACAGGGTTCCAGGTTTCAGTTTTTCTGCAGTCAAAGCTCAGATAGAATCATCCCTGGGTGACAAGCTTGAAAATATTTTTCCCGAATTCTCTCATGAACCGGTGGCCGCAGCTTCAATTTCACAAGTTCACCGCGCCCGCCTTGTCAACGGCACGGAAGTGGCTGTCAAGGTGCGGCGTCCTGGAATTGACGAGCAAATTGCCGCCGATATTGATATCATGTTCAATCTGGCCGAGCTTGCGACCCGGCATGTAAGCGAGATGGAAACTTATCAACCGGCCCAGATGGTACGGGAATTTTCTAAAAATATTCGCCTGGAATTGGATTTTCAGATTGAAGGGCGCAACCTTGATCGCTTTGCCAAAAATTTTGCCGACAATCGAAACATTCATATTCCTGCCGTCTTCTGGTCCCAGAGCAGCCAACGGATTCTGACTCTGGAATGGATAGACGGAATTAAAATCGATCAAATAAAGACGACCACCAATGGTGCGTATGACCCAAGACTACTGGCCTCAAGTGGGGTTGATTTCATGCTCAGGCAGATTTTTGAATTCGGGCTGTTTCATGGCGATCCTCATCCCGGAAATCTTTTTGTTCTGCCTGGCAATATCATTGCCCCGATTGACTTCGGTCTGGTGGGCCACCTTGATGAAGAGTTGAGCGAAGCCTTGCTTGAGTTGCTGCTTGGAATTCTGCGAAAGGATGTTTCGGCGCTGCTGCGAGCCATGTTCAAAATCGGGGTAATTGATGAAGATAAAATCAACCTGCGCGAACTGAAGGGCGATCTTTATGATTTGCTGGATCGTTACACCGGAGTTTCGTTGGCCAACCTGCACTTGAAAAACTTGCTCCAGGATTTTCTTCGCGTCATAACTTTCCATAAGATCCGTTTTCTTCCTGATTTTATGCTGCTTTTGCGGGTTCTCCTGACTTTGGAAGAAACTGCGCGTGCACTTGATCCAAGGTTTGATTTTCTTACTCATGCAGCCCCACTGGTTGAAAAAATCGGAGAAAAAAGATTTTCCCATGAACATCTGGAAAAGATTGTGGGTCGACAGCTGCATGAAACCATGGCCTTGTTTGAAATCATGCCGGGAGTGACTCGGGATATTCTGAAAAAGTTAAGCCGCGGTAGACTGCGCTTCGAGTTTGAACATCTGGGACTTGCTTTGTTCAGCAAGAACCTGGATCGAATTGCTAACCGCATCTCGTTTACAATGGTGGTTTCGGCGATAATTATCGCTTCATCCCTCATCATGTCGGCCGACAACGGATCTAAACTTTTTGGTTATCCGCTTCTGGGCATAATAGGTTATGTATTGGCAGGGGGGCTGGGAACCTGGCTGGCGATCGCGATCTTGCGCTCCGGCAAAATGTAA
- a CDS encoding GGDEF domain-containing protein: MERFYLTVARVAKKTLHHMVEHRIPMLPDIYSRHFYKFLSASDHDSQQLIEQQQQNSFDELITQQDQGFELMTELERLIGRLDQIAGQHIEQLDNHLLKIKVTDKFSDLSKLKDEITAELNQVITSNTKIHDHIVDAQETVKRLQDKMQEVADMATVDELTGLYNRRALFCRLSEELSRATRYGHGFSLLVIDIDDFKAVNDQFGHQTGDGILRGLGTFLRQNLRDSDFPARWGGEEFTCLLPSTDLEQAVQVGNKIRNLLSQSTLTNKKIAISLKITVSIGVSSFSAGDNIDGLIKRADDALYLAKRRGKNQIITEREI, encoded by the coding sequence ATGGAGCGCTTTTATTTGACGGTGGCCCGGGTGGCAAAAAAGACCCTGCACCATATGGTTGAACATCGCATCCCGATGCTGCCCGACATATATTCTCGCCATTTTTACAAATTTTTGTCCGCAAGTGACCATGACTCCCAGCAACTGATCGAGCAACAGCAACAGAACAGTTTCGACGAACTTATCACTCAGCAGGATCAGGGGTTCGAGTTGATGACTGAACTGGAACGCCTGATCGGCCGACTTGACCAAATCGCCGGCCAGCACATTGAACAACTCGACAACCATCTCCTGAAGATCAAGGTCACGGATAAATTTTCTGATCTATCCAAGCTGAAGGATGAGATTACGGCGGAGCTCAATCAAGTCATCACCAGTAACACTAAAATTCACGACCACATTGTAGACGCGCAGGAGACCGTTAAGCGCCTGCAGGATAAAATGCAGGAAGTCGCCGACATGGCAACCGTCGACGAATTGACCGGACTTTATAACCGCAGGGCTCTTTTCTGCCGCCTTTCCGAAGAGCTCTCGCGGGCAACCCGCTATGGGCATGGATTCAGCTTGCTGGTGATCGATATTGATGATTTCAAGGCAGTCAACGATCAATTCGGTCACCAGACAGGGGATGGAATTCTGCGAGGACTGGGTACTTTCCTACGCCAGAATTTAAGAGATTCAGATTTTCCGGCTCGATGGGGAGGGGAGGAGTTCACCTGTCTGTTGCCGTCCACCGATTTAGAGCAGGCAGTTCAGGTTGGGAACAAAATCAGAAACCTTCTCTCGCAAAGTACCTTGACCAACAAAAAGATAGCTATCTCGCTAAAAATTACGGTCAGCATTGGCGTTTCCTCGTTTTCTGCCGGTGACAACATTGACGGTTTGATTAAGCGTGCCGATGATGCTCTTTATTTAGCAAAAAGAAGAGGTAAGAACCAGATTATTACCGAGCGTGAAATCTAG
- a CDS encoding MBL fold metallo-hydrolase, with protein sequence MNLNNLNCLDLDQPQLEGFKQFLSAWLYRGGKFTFLVDPGPLSTIPLLLAELRRKDIKRIDYILLTHIHIDHAGGTGELLKNYPEALVICHPEGVKHLVDPEQLWLGSLKVLGRMAEVYGEIIPVPAEKIVFAEEVGNTGIQVFKTPGHAQHHLCFLLDDVLFAGEVVGVRSPAKSGIYMRPATPPRFLLDVAQTSIDNMLELKPRYLVMAHYGLVEPALEYLQIGRRQLDLWVEGVGQIIGVGQRPDKNHEEKLFNWLLERDSNYRRIHELAPDIYARERYFLGNTMRGMSAYLKEDRR encoded by the coding sequence ATGAATCTCAACAATCTCAATTGCCTTGACCTCGACCAGCCTCAGTTGGAAGGTTTCAAACAATTCTTGAGCGCCTGGCTTTACCGGGGGGGAAAGTTTACGTTTCTGGTCGATCCGGGCCCCTTATCCACCATCCCGCTTCTACTGGCTGAGCTGCGCAGAAAAGATATCAAAAGGATTGATTATATTTTACTGACCCATATTCATATTGATCATGCCGGCGGTACCGGTGAATTATTGAAAAACTATCCCGAAGCTCTGGTAATCTGTCATCCTGAAGGGGTAAAACATCTGGTGGACCCGGAACAGCTCTGGCTGGGATCATTGAAAGTTTTGGGTCGTATGGCTGAGGTCTATGGAGAGATTATCCCTGTACCGGCCGAGAAGATTGTTTTTGCGGAGGAAGTCGGAAACACCGGAATTCAAGTTTTTAAGACCCCGGGACATGCTCAGCACCATCTTTGTTTTCTTTTGGATGATGTACTTTTTGCGGGGGAGGTCGTCGGTGTCCGGAGCCCGGCCAAGAGTGGTATTTACATGCGGCCGGCGACCCCGCCTCGATTTTTATTGGATGTGGCTCAAACTTCAATCGATAACATGCTTGAGCTTAAACCTCGTTATCTGGTGATGGCCCATTATGGGTTGGTTGAACCGGCGCTGGAATATCTGCAGATCGGCCGTCGGCAACTTGATTTATGGGTCGAAGGTGTAGGTCAGATAATCGGGGTAGGTCAACGGCCTGATAAAAATCATGAAGAAAAACTTTTTAACTGGCTCTTGGAACGTGATTCCAATTATCGCCGAATCCATGAGTTGGCCCCGGATATTTATGCCCGGGAGCGTTATTTTCTGGGCAATACGATGCGAGGCATGAGCGCCTATCTGAAAGAAGATAGGCGCTAG